The following nucleotide sequence is from Eremothecium cymbalariae DBVPG#7215 chromosome 6, complete sequence.
tttttcattttatttgCACCATATTATACGTCACTAACCCCCAATCCCACCCCACCGTATTACAAAGCCGCACATTACCCCACTCATACTATTTTTGACTTCTCATCTAACATTACTTACTTTCTACATATCCCattttccttctttatattattatctgtTGTATCCGTTAGTTAACTAATtctataatattttctgCTTTTCCCCATCACCCTATAAAACCTCGAGCCCAGAAACTCCTGTTACATAATAATCACACCATACGCACATGACTTCCATGCAACAAATTCCTGCGGAAACTACTTGACTAACTCGGTGGCTAATACCATCTCTTCCCAAGCCTCCTCCACCCCACCCACCACGTTCGTAGTTTCGCATTTTCACTATTTCCTCTATAGTTACTATATTCCGCCACCATTATTCGAACATATTATTCCCTTCCATTATCTTTCGTCCCCCATTGTTTGCTCCGCTCATACATTCCGTATCGCGCTCCCCTACTTCTTCATCCCCACCATCCTTTAACTTGTTCTAACTGTTCTAACATCTTCTCTATTGCATCACCCTCTCATCATATCGGAATATGTATCCAGAGACCAAGACACCTCAGTTTCGTTTCTTTTAATACCCTGCAGATGACTGCAGCAACGCACAGAAAACGACGCACAAATGATCTTCGAGTTGAGATCCCCGACTGCATAAAATTAAGGCAAGCGGACTCGAAGACAAGGGCCTATTTCATTATAGGtttatttagtttttgtaaTACCGATGTTAACCCAAATACGCAAAAGCCACCGCGAGTAGTAGTAGGATGCGCAAGGTGAGCTAGAGAGTGAAAACATTGCAGGAATTTGTATTAATCGATGGTTTCGTTTTTAGTTCCGTTGTTAGACGTGGGGGCTTGGGGTTTTTGACGAAAGGGACGTTAATGTATTACTTCAATAAGCTCTGGTTTATTGGCTGTATATGATCTCATCATTATACGATAGTGAAATCCAAGTAGGCGAATTCGTGACTAAGATAGAGAGCCAAGCAACAATAAGATTATGAGTAGACAAGGTCTGTTAAGTGTCTATAGAGATTCTTATATTGTGTCGTTGATCAAATAGGGTAGATTTGCGGTGTACCTACATACCTACATGTATAAATAtgagtatatatacagagacacacatatatatattaaacGTATATATGTGCAAAGGATTTTGTAGAGGAGGtgttttggaatttttggGGCGTAAATAAGTaaagaaataatattagTTGGGGGGATCGTTacatttttaaagaacGAAAAGCTGAAATAACCAAGGTAGAGATATACAAAAAGGAAGGAAGGGATGTCACCTATCAACCATTTGTTAAATAGTGACCAGGAGATACCATCTCCAACGATGTCTAGTAACTCAGTCCAACGGTCTCCGATGTCTAGTGATGACGAGTTGTCGAGCTCGGGAGGCTCGGGTGATAGCAGTAGAAGCTTAGTGCAGGAACCGTCGTCTTTGGGCAGCAGTGGTACATTTCCAACGTCTCCAAGTGACACGTTGACAGACACAGAAGAGGAGGAGAGCCATAGTTTGGTTTGTAAATGGGATTCATGTGATGTGGAGTTCACGCATCCTGAGCTGCTGTACCAGCACTTGTGCCAGGACCATGTAGGGCGTAAGTCGCAGAAGAATTTGCAGTTGAACTGCCGGTGGGGTACTTGCAAGACTACTACGGTGAAGCGGGACCATATCACATCTCATTTGAGGGTTCACGTACCTCTGAAGCCGTTCAGTTGTTCAACGTGCACCCGGAGGTTCAAGAGACCgcaagatttgaaaaagcaTTTGAAAGTGCACATGGATGATGCTGTCAAGGGAAAGAGGGGTCCTAAAGTTGGTTCTAAGAGGGTCAAGAAGCCCAATAATGGTCAAACTGGCGTTAACTCGTCGCTCGATATGAACGTGAGGACTTTGCCATCGCTTTCCTTGGAAGGCTTTGTTCGTGAGAAAATCGGCGATTACTATCCTTACTACTCCCATCCAAGACTGCTCAACGATTCTATATCTAGGATAGTGCTGCCTCCTCCAACGACCAGCGTGACTAATACGCCGGCTAATAGACCGTTCAGCCCACTAAGCCAGACTAGAAATGCAGTCACGTACTTTACTGCTTTGTCAAATGATATGTCTAGACGGTCTCCGGCACATCTTCctcaacaatatcatcaacaacagcaacagcaacaacaacaacaacaacaacatcatcatcatcatcaccaccagcaGCACCAGATTGCACCCAGCCCTATACATATGTCAAATCCTCTACAAACGCAGGACAGAAACTTGATGCATCTTTC
It contains:
- the RIM101 gene encoding alkaline-responsive transcriptional regulator RIM101 (similar to Ashbya gossypii AFR190C) gives rise to the protein MSPINHLLNSDQEIPSPTMSSNSVQRSPMSSDDELSSSGGSGDSSRSLVQEPSSLGSSGTFPTSPSDTLTDTEEEESHSLVCKWDSCDVEFTHPELLYQHLCQDHVGRKSQKNLQLNCRWGTCKTTTVKRDHITSHLRVHVPLKPFSCSTCTRRFKRPQDLKKHLKVHMDDAVKGKRGPKVGSKRVKKPNNGQTGVNSSLDMNVRTLPSLSLEGFVREKIGDYYPYYSHPRLLNDSISRIVLPPPTTSVTNTPANRPFSPLSQTRNAVTYFTALSNDMSRRSPAHLPQQYHQQQQQQQQQQQQHHHHHHHQQHQIAPSPIHMSNPLQTQDRNLMHLSVSELPPLGTGTHATNSVGAFSNLHSGYSSPPILVPQLPALNRFSQDQPLFAARQTFSLNQKASLESSDATNDEDEEFISKLEGLSLLNRNDDDTLFDDLQTVNIIKDYLTCLLLEEELDNEFPEEQNEEIIGLPYDEGLRPITLRKYPQVKV